One segment of Triticum aestivum cultivar Chinese Spring chromosome 2A, IWGSC CS RefSeq v2.1, whole genome shotgun sequence DNA contains the following:
- the LOC123191725 gene encoding extensin-1-like yields MEIGAPCNTAQSALRRSQFYGWSNGGKPSSDEYVDQDGVALLLALAATLLPYCSATASSPVAAPAPAPYADGASPPYGAFLLAPAAYAEAPTTAHHAPVLGKDHHHAKPPAEPPAFRNASEHGKHHHHDSSPVVAPAPYHNNASEHKHHGHLGHGNATEHKHHGHLGHHQQHHEAPPPAHNAPPPHLPPPAYQSPPPPAHHLSPPAHTSPPPPAHHSPPPAHPSPPPPAHHLPPPAHLSPPPPAHHSPPPAHHSPPPPAHHLPPPANHSPPPPAQQSPPPPAHHSPSPPAHHLPPPAQHSPPPPAHHSPSPPAHHLPPPPPSHYPPHVPTPPGHKHPTPPLAHHGKAPPPPPRRHGKFPPPARSGYSAAAPSPSYYGADAPYTN; encoded by the exons ATGGAAATTGGAGCCCCATGCAACACGGCCCAGTCGGCGCTCCGCCGCTCCCAATTCTACGGATG GAGCAACGGAGGCAAACCAAGCAGCGACGAGTACGTAGATCAAGATGGCGTCGCCCTTCTCCTCGCTCTTGCAGCGACGCTCCTGCCCTACTGCAGCGCCACTGCCTCCTCGCCGGTCgcagctccggctccggctccctACGCTGATGGTGCATCCCCGCCTTACGGCGCCTTCCTGCTGGCCCCGGCTGCCTATGCCGAGGCACCAACGACGGCGCACCATGCACCTGTACTTGGGAAGGATCACCACCATGCCAAGCCGCCGGCCGAGCCACCGGCATTCCGCAACGCATCTGAGCACGGGAAGCATCACCACCATGATAGCTCGCCCGTGGTGGCACCGGCGCCATACCACAACAATGCATCCGAGCACAAGCACCATGGCCACCTCGGCCACGGCAATGCAACTGAGCACAAGCACCATGGTCACCTCGGGCACCACCAACAGCACCACGAAGCTCCACCTCCCGCTCACAATGCACCGCCGCCTCATTTGCCGCCACCTGCTTATCAGTCACCACCGCCGCCTGCTCACCATTTGTCGCCGCCTGCCCACACTTCGCCGCCGCCCCCGGCACACCACTCGCCACCCCCTGCTCACCCTTCACCGCCGCCCCCGGCACACCACTTGCCACCCCCTGCTCACCTTTCGCCGCCGCCCCCGGCACACCACTCGCCACCCCCTGCTCACCATTCACCACCTCCCCCGGCTCACCACTTGCCACCCCCTGCGAACCAttcgccgccgcctccggctcaaCAATCGCCGCCACCACCTGCTCACCATTCGCCGTCGCCCCCGGCACACCACTTGCCACCTCCGGCTCAACACTCGCCGCCACCACCTGCTCACCATTCGCCGTCGCCCCCGGCACACCACTTGCCACCTCCGCCTCCATCCCATTATCCGCCGCATGTTCCGACACCTCCGGGGCATAAGCACCCAACGCCACCCCTGGCTCATCATGGTAaagcaccgccgccaccgccacgccGCCATGGGAAATTCCCGCCACCAGCACGATCCGGGTACTCGGCGGCGGCACCATCGCCATCTTACTACGGTGCGGATGCACCATATACCAACTAA